The segment ttataattttaaaatttttttctaattggGTCGCTTGATCAGGAAGCACATGTTCCCCAGCAAATGAGAGCTAACATCAGGGACATTTCATACTACCCTCTAATCACTTCAAAGTATAACCAGTGGTCTTCAAAAGAAAGTAGGGCCAATGACACTAAAATGGGGCAAACTCAACTGTCAATAAAGTATCAGCTGCTGGTAAACATGCACTACTTAGTACTACATATGTGGTACAAAATATTAGTGTAGATAAACTATAGGCAGCACTAGCATGGTTATATATTCACATCATGATTAATCatgctaattaattaatataacatgtttttaaattcaaagcAAAACATTAACTGAATTTAAGTGCCTTTTTCTTGTCAAGTCAGGTCAGTGTCTGTTGTGTTGATAGTGTCTTAACATATTGCCATTTATGTTACATTTTATGACAAAAGCATTAAACTTTTGATCAGATGGAGTCATTTAAATTTTCCTCTTTCAAATGAAATTGTGTAAAATGGTAGATTTACCATGAGAGATTGATATATTGATTCAGTTGGTAAAATATTCAGACATTCACAACACATAGATAGGTTGCCaaccttttaaaatttcaattaaattgaaagGGTCTTATTCATGCAGTGTTCCCCAGGTAAGGAATCCTGGCCTAGACAACAGATTAGATACATGTTTACAACATTCCTTTCTGTCAATGACAAGATATGCTAGCATTATTAAACTGAACAGGTCtcttttataaatcatattaTTCTAAAGAATATACTTGggatgatgagagagagagagagagagagagttagagagtttaataagttgtttatgaaatatcaaaataaaggtAAATTATAAAGAACAGGTTCCAaggattattttttaatgtactcCATGTATTTGATCATAAGCTGCTGGAAGAAATGCAATTAAGAAGGAACAGTTTTGCAATCATGAAATTAGGCTATGGTTGTATGCACTACAAACTGTAAGTTATAGAAAGATTTTATTTGCATAAGTCAATCACTTGTTAGAATGGATTCAAAGCCaggtatatatgtatacaattgTAAGTACATGGGAGTAGTACCTGGGTGATACTTCCTGAGGTCCAAATGTGATTGTCTTTTAACATGATCATTGAGGACAGATCGTGTCGATGGGTACTCACTGAACCAACCATCAAAGCATATTTTTCCACAAGCCTAAATCCTGGGGTGGTTTTACGTGTACCTGCAATTTCACCTTTCCACCCAACTCTCTCCTTGATTTTTGCTAACTGTCTTGCAAGAGAAGCAATACCACTAGCCCTAGAAAGACAATTTAATGCCACTCTCTCACCTAACAATAACTGGCGAACCTTGCCTGTCACCTTTGCAACACACTGTATTGGTTCTAAGAATTCACCTTCGTCATATTCCCAAGAAACCACACAGtctaattctttgaatattgcCTCAAAGAAAGGTTTTCCAGCAAGAACTCCTGGACTTTTAATCAGAAGCAAGGCTGTCTCTTCCTTTTCACCAACAACAAACCCTCCATAATCAAAATTTGGTGTGTCTTCTTTCAACCATTCACGTGCCATATGTTGCAAAGTCACTGGCGATAGAACATTTGATAGACTTggtttatatatattgtttaaaacgcgATCTTCTGTCGACATCTCGAATATAAACACTAAAACAGTAAAACACCAACCACCAATGTAAACATGCGGTTGAGGGACACCGAGCCCGATGGGCAGGTCTATTCGCCGGAATGGCGACGGAATAGACGTAGTGACATGTATAAAAAGGTCGATAACTTGTGTTAGGTATAAGCTATCACCATtcggttttcagttttttgATCTGTGGATAGAGGGCTATCGAAATATGTAAAAACTTTTTTGATAAGTACATGTTTAATACATAAAACCTTGACCGGAATGAGCTATTGTCGCAAAAATCAGCTGCCGGAATGACGAAGTCGACTTCAGAAAAcacctaatatctcaaaaagtttctaatattttttcattcggaaacaatttttttaatcacaacaACCAGGCctataaaatgtgaaaaaattaaatcgatATCTTTAGATTTAGTATGCAAAACCTTGACCGGAATGGaaatttttcgttaaaaaagaaTGCTGTAATCGTGCAGTCATCTCTAAATAATCACctgtatcataaaaaccattgattaTATTTCCATTCggtcaagatttttttcatccttAGTTATACACCTTTCAgataatatatagttttatatatcAAACTGGATTTAAATGCTCAAAACCTTGACCGGAATGGAAATTTTACActcaaaattaacaaattttattaatgCGCTCAGGTATCGCTCAGGTAAAGAAGCCGTACTACAGGAAGGTGTGAACAACACctgtaataaaaacatatatgtacTACATGAACTCGTATACGTAGATAATCTTACATCtgcttttttaaacatcattttaaaaagaaacaatatataCGCGAAATGAAGATAAGGAAATTGTTattagttatttattttttatttaaaaggttattatattatttattaaaaataaatatcaacgaTGCTTTATCACAGTAAGTAGAACAGTACCATAgctaaaattgaattaaaagctgCTTGTCAATGTAAGCCGTGATGatgatttaattgtttaaatcaaagTGAATTAGAATGTATCAAAactatgtatataattatatgtaaaaactGCTTGTCCGTGTAAGCCGTGATAATTAGGAACGGATGatgattttaattgtttacatcaaagtgaGTAAGAATGTACAAGAGCTAAATACATAGAAGCAGCTTGTCCATGGAAGCTgtgatatataaatttgaagGATAAATAATTGCTACAATTAAGGATGGAAATTAAATCTCCACGTTCAttggttaaaaagaaattaagaagCATATATATACCCTTAGCGAGAAAAAATCATCACTTGCTATTATTAACCTGTCTCGTACAAGTTCTAATAGTGCTCTCAAAAGCGCCTGATCTATTGTGAAATTGTGAGTTTGTGTTCAAGTGAGAAAGTTCGTGATCCACTGTGAAATTGTGAAATCCGATGAACATGTACCTTTTGTTTCAGAATGTATCACCGTTCCCGAAATTAGCgaaacaaatttaaaaggtattgataattcaaatttatcacAGACGTGTTTAGCCAAATTGACAGTCGCGAATAATGGTGTAACTTTTGTCGAAAATCAGAAGGCTTTCATTGTTAACggtaataataacaaaaaatacgCAGTAACATTATTTCCTAAAGAATCGTGTCAATGCCCAGCCACGGGTACTTGTTATCATATTTTGGCAGCGCGAATCACAATGGGGGACAATATTTcggaaacaaagaaaacaattaatcTTAAGCAGTTGTCTAAGAATAGTTTGAAACGTAACGATAAAAAATCCGGCAGGAAAAAACCGCGACCGAATGATTGCGACAAGGAAGTTATACCAGCTCCGGATTCCGCCGCCGCCGCGTTAGAACAAGAGGATGTTGGCGACGACATTCccgttaaaaaaatcaaattagaatGTAAAGAGGCTTCCGATAAGGTTATTCCAGACGAAAAATGGGTTTCTGGGCTTACAGTTTCgcacaagaaaaatattttagatccAAAAGGGTGGTTGTGTTCCGATATTGTGAattattcattagatataatcAAAAAGCAGTTTGAACATATACATGGGTTACAGTTAACAAATTTTGCACCACTATTTGACGAACAAACTAAATCATGGAAATGCgataaaaaatttgaacataCTCAACCACCTTCAGTTCAGATACATCATACGGGTAGAAGTCATTGGGTaacatcttttcaaaataacaataacgaaatttgtattttagatAGTCTTAGCAAGAGCAAGAACCAAACAGTAAACACTCCATCTCTTGAAATTCAACTCGCTCTTATTTATGGGCGTAATAAGATTTTCTATTCCTATCAAAATTTTAGATTCTCAACAACAAGAAAATGGCTATGATTGTGGATTATTTGCAATTGCTAACCTTgtagaattttgttttaatcccGATAATTCATTTCAAACTAAAACCTCTTTTAAATCAGAAAGTATGAGAAACCATCTTGTAGAATGTTTAGAAAATGGTTTATTTACGCAATTTCCGCAAAATTCATCACAAACTCCTGACATTACAGTTTTAAAACATaagattttaacaattaattgcTGTTGTTCTTGTGGATTTCCAGATTGGGTGGATGAAATGGTAGGCTGTGATTTTAAATTAGGGAAAAGGCTTTGTAATGTTTGgaaacattcaaaatgtgcaGATGTAAATAATGATTGTACAGATTGGCTATGTATTGACCATTGTCGTGATTAAATTTGTGTTGTTCTATTgaaatttgttgttttaataaactCTCTGTGTTTTTATTACTTGTGTTGTTCACACCTTCTTGTAGTACGGCTTCTTTACCTGAGCGATACCTGAGTGCATctaataaattttgtaaatttttagtGTAAAATTTCCATTCCGGTCAAGGTTTTGAGCATTTAAATCCAGTTTgatatataaaactatatattatcTGAAAGGTGTATAACTaaggatgaaaaaaatcttgaccGAATGGAAATAcaatcaatggtttttatgatacagGTGATTATTTAGAGATGACTGCACGATTACAGCAttcttttttaacgaaaaatttCCATTCCGGTCAAGGTTTTGCATACTAAATCTAAAGATatcgatttaattttttcacattttatagGCCTGGTtgttgtgattaaaaaaattgtttccgaatgaaaaaatattagaaactttttgagatattaggtgTTTTCTGAAGTCGACTTCGTCATTCCGGCAGCTGATTTTTGCGACCATAGCTCATTCCGGTCAAAGTTTTATGTATTAAACATGTACCTATCAAAAAAGTTTTTACATATTTCGATAGCCCTCTATCCACagattaaaaaactgaaaaccgaATGATGATAGCTTATACCTAACACAAGTTATCGACCTTTTTATACATGTCACTACGTCTATTCCGTCGCCATTCCGGCGATTAGTCCTCACCGAGCCCgattaaaaatatgttaagaATTACCATCTCATAATAggaatatttcaataaatgaaaatgaacgAAATAGCGATTTTATCGGCATAGTGATGaagtaaacattttgaaaaaaaataatatacgaACTATAAAGAAATTCTACATTGTGAAATAGCTATTTAGCCGAAGAAATGAATTATACGATATATCCATTTTTGAGACGACCCTTGAGATACGAAAACATAAACCGAAACCGGAAATCGACTGCTTTCCTGTCTAAGAAgccattttgttaaaattagaCTACTTTGGTCACCGAAGGACGGATAATAGGATTGACGCTCGCTGAAAGTGGAACCTAATCACTTATGACAACAAAAGTTGGCTAATGTGTATTCGCTGTCAAACAGAAATCAACGGAAATATAAACGTTTTTAATACACTAATCGGCAGACAGACGAACCTCCCACAGGCGgagtttaaactttttatttcgACCTCGTTGCTTTGACGGATGCGCTATGAATCGGAACACTCTATTACTTATACTCTCATATTTCACATACTCTAAACAACATTCTGCTTGAAATGGTTCGTGTCATTTAAGTGTGAACTCAAGTACTTTTTACACCATTAAACAAGTGTATTTCGCGTGTCGAAGGTTAGATGTTGGTTTGAAAGGTATAGTGCCTCACTGTCTGTCAGCAGCTGTAGCAGAGGATTTATCGGTTATTTTTTTCGCATGTGTTGGAAATTGAATTAGACTTCAAGTGTTGACAAGTGAAAATTGTGACATCAACCAGACAAAATGTTCAGTTTTATGAAACACaaggataaaaaagaaaaagaggaaaagaaaaaagaaaagaaagagaaGAAGGAAAAGGAAAAGAAAGATAAGCGTGAGCCAATGACACAAGATGAATTAAATAAGTTGGATGAAGTGAAAAAGGGCGTATTTCGACGCCTTAGTGATAAAGATAAAAGTAGGAAATCAGGCTACAAAGCTTCTGGAAGCCATGAGGTGAAGAGGGATACAAGTGACAGCAGCCTTAGTGGGGGTGGACCCAGCCCAACCCATGAGGCCTCACCAGAACCCCCAGAGCAGAGAGTGTCTTTGACAAAGCCGCAGAGGCTGCCCAGTGAAGGCCGAGCAGATAGAAAGGCTCCTCCATCCATAGCCCCCAAACCTAAATCAATTCTCAAAGGGAAAGTAGAGCAACAACACCCAGTTCAAACAGACATTGACGACACTGCAATCCTGCAGGAAAATACTAGaatgaatgaatacaatgctcaTGTAGCTGCTAAATCCAGAAAAGATGAAGCAGCATTAGCTAAACAGGAAAGTAAGCCATTGCAGTCACAGACATCTAGGTCATCAACAGAATTTGCCTCCCCTCAAAAGACTCCTGAAAAATCATACAAATCAGATTTAAAACTGCCAGAAATTGTCCCACCCAAACCTCCCAGGGTTAGAGAATTAGTATTACATAGGCAACCAACAGGGGGCTTTGGATTTACACTACGGAAAGCAGTTATTGTGGACAGTGCCGAAAGTGGAGAAGAGATTAAAAATACTGTAGTCTTTGCAGAACCAGGAAGTGGGCCAAAGGCTTCACTGACGGGATTGATACCAGGGGACAAACTCATTGAAATCAATGGGATTAATGTTGAGAATGTTTCTAGGGAGGAGATGGTGGAAATGATTCGTCAGTCCGGGGAGACCGTCACAGTGAAAGTGCAGCCCATTCAAGAACTCATCGAGCTCAGCGTTCGCCCAGGGGGTGATGGAGGGAGTGTAGAAGTTGAGGAAACGGTCAGCAAAGGGGGGACATTGAAGCGCAGTGGCAGTGTGCGGTACAAGAAAGGGGTAGGTACCTAAATTTTAAGTGACAGGCTAGCATTAGCTTGGCCATCAGGTTATTTGTAGTTATATGTACAAGAAAGGGATAGGTACCTGATGATagcacaatttttaaatgacaGGCTAGTATAAGCTGAGCTCATTTGCAGAACATGTACTCAACTAAATAAGGGGTACTTAAAATAGAGACTTCATGACattatcatttacaatttttaaatgtcagTTTAGAACATGCTGGCCAGTGGGCCTTGGTACCGTGAGTCTGAGCTGAACAAAAAGGTATTCTAGGTACATCAAGCATGTCAGTGCTGTTACAGCTGTATGAAAGAGGTGGTATAGGTACCTCATGTCAGACTCATTGAATATTGTTCCAGCATATGCTTTATGACTGTTTTTATGTGGTCTGTAGTAAGAACCACAAACAGATGTTTTCATTGTTAAACATGCTTAGTCACAGGACATGCGATAGCACCTCATTTTCTGTGCAGCGTGCACATGCATATTATTTTGCATGCATTTTTAAGGGTCTGATTGACTGGTTCGTATCTTGATAAaggtatatcatttttttccccTACAATTCTCTATAAATTGGCATTTCTTATCAGAAGTGAAAAGCAGATCACCACTTGATATTCAAAAGGGATGTGTGTAACTCATTCTATATTGAATAAGCTTCAACTGAATTTTCAATCGCTCAGGCACCATGCAGCAAGCGTTTTTGATAACAAGATACAAGATGATGCTAATTTTCGAGaggcataaagagagaaaagaaaacattttattgggGTGGAGCTGTTAGTATAAGAACCTTTGAGAAATTTTTGTTAGCACTAGAAATCTTTCACctccaaaaattgtttttgccTTGAGAAAAAACTACTGTATCTGACAGTATGACTGATACAAATAGTTAAGAGCTGTAATACATAcaaaaataagtacatgtatttattctgaCTCTCAGGATGCTTACTAGTCTTGTTGCTCTGAATCACCATAACCTGAGATCGTATCAGTTACATGGTATACCCAATAGAATAGAATGTACCCTTGTTTTCAATTGTTAGGCCATTTGTGTCACCCACTTGAGATCAAAGAATGGCTTGCTGTTTATATTTGACATTGATAGGAAAGTAACAGTTTATTGTGGTTAGCCATGAGGACCGCATGTATGGGGGGTAGTTATGGCTAGGGGGCTTGTATTTGTACATTGGTCATCTAGCTCACAGTCAACAGGCTGTAGCTATAGACATAGATTTCCATCTGTCCTTAATAAATTCTACCAGTGCAGTTTGCGCTAacaaagttttcaaaaattttatttgtatctGTACTATTTAGTAGAGGTATTGGATCCCTCATTAAAAAAGCTTCAATTTTATATCAGCTGTTTTATCTTGGACATTAATGCTGTCAACTAAGtgatgaattgatttttttatagatgatgtttatttttcatcatttatttttactttatcagtATATACTAATAcaactgttaaaaaaataacagttaaaaGTATAAGTGTTGTATTGATAATAGAAAACCTTGATCTTTATAACATTAGAATTAATTCTGTTACTTCAGTTGAATGCACCGCTGAATATTTAATTATCAGAATATATTCtcattaaaaagttaaaactaTACCATTACTAACAAATTCTGTAACTATAAGGTTCTATAATCTCATTATGGTTACATTATGAAATATGGATTAAGAATGGCAAATGGCCATGAATGAAATTATTAGGCTAATTTTATTGACATAATAAGTAAACTATCATATCATgaaaaatagatattttgttaGATGTTTTTATATATTCGTCTGCAGTCTACCTCAATCTGCATTAGCTTAAGCCGTATTGACATTCATGTGTGgtgtttgataaaaaattgatttgtagaACTATTTTGCAGACATTTGTTTCAAATAGAGACTTGGGTTGGGAATGCCTAATGTTACCTGAGGCAGTTCTGGAAACCATGCACTAGGAAAAAATTTCGGTCATCAACAATATGTTGCTGATTAATTAAACACAATGGGAATTATTCCTATTTAATAAAAAACTTCATGGAAGCTTCATGCATGTTGAGTAAATATTGTCACTTTGTGCAATGCAGTATTCAACTAATCAATATGCTGTAAAAAAAGAGCATTCCACATTTAATTATTGGTTTGGGCCTATCAGACTTTTAAGTTGCAGGTGCAGATGACATCATTAACATGCAGATaagaacaaaatattagtaTTGGATTATCATAAAGAGCTATTTTACTCAAATGAATTAAGGGATATTTATGATGCCAGAACTTGTGCCTCCTTTAGCATATGTTTAGCAACCCATGAACTTCAGTCGGTAGAAAAACACTGTCAGTCATTGCACTATTATACCGGTACACAGAATACTGTATTAGCAGTAagatgaattaattaattaggtGTGAGGTGATTTGTCAGACACAGTCATTATGCATATACATACTCTAACTAAGATTCatctaaatacattttttagcATGCATTTTACTCATGAAAATGTCATCTTTTTTAGACCACTCTGTGCAGTACATGCCACTAGAATATCTCCATTGTAAACATGGTAAAAGTGAAcataaatttaatgacaaaaagTCAAGAGGATTGGACACAAAGTTCTGAATCAGCTTACAAAGTCCTCTCCTTAAGTACATATAGCTTTAATTTGTAGtatgtaaa is part of the Magallana gigas chromosome 3, xbMagGiga1.1, whole genome shotgun sequence genome and harbors:
- the LOC105344717 gene encoding nicotinate-nucleotide pyrophosphorylase [carboxylating], with amino-acid sequence MSTEDRVLNNIYKPSLSNVLSPVTLQHMAREWLKEDTPNFDYGGFVVGEKEETALLLIKSPGVLAGKPFFEAIFKELDCVVSWEYDEGEFLEPIQCVAKVTGKVRQLLLGERVALNCLSRASGIASLARQLAKIKERVGWKGEIAGTRKTTPGFRLVEKYALMVGSVSTHRHDLSSMIMLKDNHIWTSGSITQAVKDAKIVGGFSLKVEVECRSVDEALEAAEAGSDIIMLDNFSSEALPDAATKIKTSYPNVLIEASGGITESTIDKYLIPGVDVVSLSRLTQGYDVVDFSLKIQKAGVDPRNLPVK